The sequence below is a genomic window from Mus musculus strain C57BL/6J chromosome 4, GRCm38.p6 C57BL/6J.
aagaaattattagaaaatgaaataaagccaACACTGGGAccctgagaaaggaaaaagcaatTAAAGCTATGAAGTAAGTTTTGCACAACACTTGAGAGTGGTTCCTGGATAAACAAGTAtagaatacataaaattatatattagtaAAACTTAAGTCGGAACCCTGGGACTCTCAGGAGAGTCGttgtgtgcaatgtgcagaagcagaaagctagcggACCTGCTGAATGGCTAGCTTGATTATTTCTGGCCCTGTCTGGCAGCTTTGCCTGTGTCATTTATCATTAGAACTTCACAGGAAAACGTAAGTAGCTGACCTCGGATCTCTGAACTATAATAAgtcaaaagttaaagtttaaataatgataagtttgcaATTGTTATTTTGGCCACAAGCCGGGGGGATAGGGAGAGCTTGAAgctttggggaacaattgtaattcCTGGTTCTCTGTGGGATGTGGCTATTCTTCtgaatttgatttggcaatgattatacagtgtttttttttttttttctacttgttttTGGAATATCGATAGACTGGGGCAAGAAAAAGGCGAGAGAGCAAGTAAGAAAGAGTTAGGTGTATGTGacgagtgtgtgtgagtgtaaggaGAGTGCacgttgtgtgtgtgagtgaaaaaGGAACACATAGAAGTGTgtaggaggggctggtgagatggcccagcagggaagagcacccgactgttcttccgaaggtcctgagttcaaatcccagcaaccacatggtggctcacaaccatccctaacaagatctgactccctcttctggtgtgtctgaagacagctacagtgtacttacatataataaataaaaacaaaacaaaacaccatgaccaaggcaatgtataggaggaagattaaaaaaaaaaaaaaagaagtgtgtagGAGTGTGGGAGTTCAAGAAAAGGAAAGTGCACAGGAAAAAAGCAGAGTACAAAAGAGAATGCAGTGTGTGTGCAGCCTCAAGCTGTgaatgagtgagagagagacagagagaggagagagtaagcCTTGAAAAATTGCCTGTCAGTTTGTACCTGAAAAGTAGTCTGTGTCTGTTTATTATGtgccttccagatatccctgcttccagttgagaactctGACCCCGCTGGACCCTGACAATGACGAAGCTTGACCATTTTAATAGACTTTGAAAGAAAAACCACAGGGCAGGCAAGCTATAATCTGTCAGTAAATGGGGGACAGGAAAAAAGGGAATGCAAAGGAGACTCATCTCATATGGGCTCAACTCAGGAACCTGCCAGAGGCTCCCAGTCCCAGAAAGCATCCACTGACTCAGTGGCTCTGAGTCCTTGTCTGCAGACTTGGCGTTCATGGTTGGTAAAGGGTGATGGGCTTGTTCtacttgagacagaatctcagcatgtgactctggctggccttgagtttagAGATTTGCCTGCTCTGGCTCacgaatgctaggattaaaggcgcatGTCATTACTCTCAGTAGTGAAGGTTTtctaatcattttatttaaaaatactttgtttgttgtgtgcatgtgtgtgcctgcagcaCATGTAGAGGCCGGAGGCACTTTGCAGGTCCTGGCTCTCCTCTATAGgacagctccagggatccaacaaACATCAGGCTTTATCCACCGAGCCAGCTCATTGGTCTACCCAaagatgaggtttttttttttttttttttttttttaaagagcttgGGACAGGAGCTAGAGCTCCAGAGAGGGCCCAAGAGAGGGCTATGGAAAGGTTAGATTGGCTCCAATATAGGAGGAAGTcccaagaaagaagaagaaaaaaatccaggttccTGGGGTGGAGTTGGGAGTTcacacatggtgagaccctgcctcaaaacaataacacaacgcctccccatccccactccatGTAAAATTCCCAAAAAGCTCAACTAAAAAAACTGGATGAGTCTCGAATGCCTTAGagcagagatgggagggaggaagggcatTGCCAACAGGAACAAAGGGAGGCAAGGCAAGCACCACCCACCAGGGGACTCTGCTTTGCACTTTTTCATTCAGTTTGTGGTTGAAGCTGGGTTCATAAGTTCTTTCAACATGAGTTTAAGTTCTGTGGCTTCTCATAACCAAATATGTTTTTTTCTCAAGACCAAcagaaaagacagtattttcattaTTTGTGCAACATAGAGCCATCGTTTTGCTTTTCTTAGATAGTCTAGAAACTTTGCAGCTAGGGAGCAGTAAGATGACTTGGTGGTAAAGGCACTCGttgtcaagcctgacaaccttAATGCAATTACTGAGACTAACGGTGGAAGGAGAGCAAGTCCTATGAGTCTTCCGATCTCCAACTGCACCACGGCATGAATACTCTTCCCCaactcctggaaaaaaaaaaatccactggaTTTCAAAAAGATAAGGTGGGGGTAGGGCCTTACATTAAAACAAGACTAcaatgaattctttgttttggagacagggtttctgtgtagccctgaccatCTTGGACCAGAATGGCTTCGAACTCAGGATGGTCTCCACTTTTCTTGCACTGAGATTAAATTCGTGTGCCACCAGCGCCTAGTGAATAGAATGACTTCTATATAGAGAGATCAAAACAAAATCTAGCCAAGTAGCAGGCACAACTACAAATTCATTAAAGGGCCCTCTTCTGCACTTAGAAATCTCCTTagagagacatacacacttaGTACTACCTATAATTATTTTCAACATAAAAACACGCATAATATATATGGAAAAGAACTTAATGTTAACCACTAAGggggtataaaaaaaaaaaaaaggaaactaatgacaaaggcagagaaaagaacCACTTCAGAGGTCATTGCCCTAATCCAACATTGCTGTAGAGATAAGTTTTCTACCAGCCAGCAGTTATCTGCAAATATCACGGGGCTTAATGATTACAAGCAAGCCCTGAACAAGCCCAAAAGAGATTCTTTAtttagctgagggtgaccttgaactttttccTGGTGCTGGGTATTTTTCTGAGCCAAGAAACACGGCATTGGTCTGTTCCTCACCAAAGACCCAAATGACAAGGAGTGCGCGCCCACTAACACGTGGGGAGATACTACATCAGGAGCCTCTAACTCCTGGCCACACCCATCCAGGGCCCCACAGGTCGTTCGCCTGGCTTTACCTAAACCTCGCCTCTTGCTAGGCAACCGAATCGCCGCGGCAACCGGAACAGGAAGACGCGAGACTGCCCGGAACCGCGGAGGGCGGGCTCACGCAGCCTCTCTAGGCTCCGAGGAGACAGGGATACACAGCGTCCCGGTCGCCATGAAAACAGGCCACACCCCGGTGGCCCCGGCCCGTGCCTGCCCAGTGCGCAGACGCGCGCGCCGTTCCGCGCATGAGCAGTGAGGCTTGGAGCCCGCCTGCCCGTGTCTCCGGCGCCAGCTACGCCGCTGTGGCTGTCACTATGGCCCATTACAAAGTGAGGGGGGCGCGGCGTGGCTCGGGGCGTGCGGGCGGCGCCGGGTGGGAGTTGGGGCGTGTGCAGGGCTTGGGGCCGGCGGCGGGGCGCGCCGTCTTCCTGCTCCGGCCCCGGGCTCCGGTCCCTGACCCGCCGTGTCTCCTCAGGCCGCCGACTCGAAGCGCGAGCAGTTCCGGAGGTACTTGGAGAAGTCGGGGGTGCTGGACACGCTGACGAAAGGTGAGCCGAGGCGGGCGGCTGCAGCCCACGTCCGCGCGCTCTTGGCCAGGTGGGGCCCGCCCCGGGAGCAGCGAGGCCTTGGGGTCCCGTGGGTCGGGCGCACGCCGGCCGCGGGACTTCGCCTCGCCCCGGTGGTCGCTCTCTGCCCCGGACTGAAACTCTTGCAGCTGTTGCAAAGTCTCTCCAACTTCCGTTGCTTTCCCGCGAGCAGCCGCAGTGGACACGTTAGCAAGACCTTGAGATCCCAGTTGCTCCCTGCCGTATAGTGTGCGGGATTTtacaaatttttcttttggaCAAAGGCAACTAAGAAAATGACTGGATTTGAAAGTGGGTTATTAAATGGCTCTAGTCCCCGAAGCTGGAGATTCATAGACAGTTTGGGCTGTGGCTTTTCAACTCTTTTAGCCTATAGTAATTCCTACTTTGTGTAGATATCATAATTAAAGTGGAATTACAATTTGAAAAGTGCTTCAGAGCACATAAAAACAGCTATATTCTTTACTTTAAAACAATGGAAGCGTAAAGTGTATCCCTTCCTTTCTGGGTGTAAGGCTAGAGAGTATGGTGGTTGGAATCATAGAATAAAGCTAACTGGCCTTAACAGTATATTGAATGCCTTCTACATGGTAAGAACTCAACATTGCTTGGTGTTTTCAAGGGAATAGAATGGAATGGCTGGCAGGGATTGAAAACTTGGTCCTTTTGAGAATAGGAAGTGTCTGGGAAATAATTTGTATCTGCTTTTTAGGGAACAAAAGCTAGGGGAAAATTTGGGAGAACTTAGAAGAAAGCAGGGCTTTTAATTCTCTTACATGGATGAACTGACAAGTTAGAATTACTACTCATTTCCTTATGTCATCGGAAGTCAATGTGAGCAAAAGTATAAGGAACTACTCTGTGAGACCACTGTAGTTTGTGGCATCAGAAGTGTCACAGATGGCTTGGAATTCTGTTAAAAAAAACCCCTCATGTTTCTTTCATGTAATGATTTTACTCCAGCCGTGTGTTCTGGGCACCAAGGGGATACAGCCATGGAAATGTTCTTGCTTTTGGGAGCTTGTAGCTTagatagggacacacacacactaaaactagTGCCAGCTAGTGGTAAATGTCTAACTTAAACCATAGCAAGGATAAAGATGGGACATTTTACATGGAGTGGCAGAGGGAAGACCTTGAACAGTACGGATAAGTATCCTTAATCTGAAATTTTGAAATCTAAATTGCTCTCAGATTTGTAACTTACTGAGTATTGATGTGGAAAGTTCCATACTTGACTGCATAAATTATGTCAGTCAAAATTCAGGAGCCTAGGAATATGTACTTGTTCAAGATCATGTTTATATTATGTGAATAAGGTCTATATGGAATGTAAATTAATTTCATGTTTAGGCTTGGATCTCATCTCCAAAACACTCATTATGTATGAGTAGATAGTTCAACCTCTGGAGATAAACACTGATACACTTTTGGTCCCAAATAATCTGTGTGGTAGGGTCGtggaatgaaatggatgcaggaGGTTGACAGGCAAGAACACTGAAAGGCAGATGGAGTACAATTGTAGATAACTGAATGCAGAGCCAATGTGCAGCCTTCAGGCTGTGTAAGAGAATGGGAACCAAATTTTACAGGATCAAACAGAGATGTTTCATACaagtttacatttttctttcagcAACATTTCAGAGAGGATTTAAAGTTGTTTCTAACATGAAAACATtgtaagaagccaggcatggtgacatgtTTTTAGTGCTCTGGTGAGGGAAAACAGATCTGCATTCACTGCTTGCCTGGAGCATGTATCAAGATCTGTTCCAAAAAAAGTAAACTATAgctaggctagagagatggcttagaggtaaGATTACTTGATACACAACTATAGGGCTAGAGTTCAGGTACCAGCACTCATAATAAGCCAGACAGGGTCTTGGTGTGTATAATTCTGCTAGCCTAGGTAAAAGGATGGAAGCTGGAGGCTGagggagaccttgcctcaaaggtTTGAGGCATATGCAGAAGACCTAGacatcttgtttcatttctaattGCACTTGACAAGCTGAAGTAGGAGGACTGATTGAATCTGAGACCAGCCTTGGCTAAAGAGTAAaactacatctttaaaaaaaaaaaaaaaaaaaaaccaaaccaaacttaaCCAACCAATCATCAACAACAGAACAATAACAACCTTCAAGACAAAAACATCCATGAAGAAGGTGAATGCATAAAATAGCATTTTAGTTATTTTGAGCAGGGTAGCAAACTTTAAAATACCTGGCTTTAAATACCTAGTTGCTAAGAGccagcaagaaggctcagcaggtgaaggtgcttgctgccaagccaaatggacctgagtttgtttgttttttgtttttttgttttttgagacagggtttctctggatagccctggctgtcctggaactcactttgtagaccaggctggcctcgaactcagaaatccgcctgcctctgcctccacgcCTGgctggacctgagtttgattcccaaaacTCACATGGTAGGAGGGTATAGGTTCCTGAAAcgtgtcctctgatttccaccgccccgccccctgcccctcTATGTAACTAGTCACAGTAAATTTAGCTTCTAAAGCAAAAGGGAATGAATATGATTTGGTTGCATTCTCTTCAGATAAAAAGCACAATCATCCCATAGCAAAGAACAAAAAACTTAACACTTGGAAGCAGAAGGGAATGGGGATGCAATGATGGACGGAAAAGGCAAGAGCACTAACAGTCACACCCTATGGAAGTTTCCATCCTAGCCGGCCTGGTGGGGcctgtgtttaatcccagcacttgggaggcagcattctcagaggcaggcaatttctgtgagttcatggccacCCTAGTTCACTTAGTTTCTGGACagctagggctgcacagagagatGCTATCTTTAAAAGTAAGTAAAGACTAAGACTCAGTTCAGGTCAGTGGAAGTAAATGGAAGAAACACTTTTAAATGTACAATTTTTTTGTTTAAGCAAAAAGTAGTAAGTGGGGATTTGAGAGAATGTAACATACTAAGAGATGATGGTCAGATAGTTGATATAAATGTACAGATTTCTCAAAAAATTGTGTATTTTTGTGTAAAAGTACCTGTTCACTTGATGTTTTTCATATTGTCTGTACTTTAAATTATTAAAACTCAAAAACTCAAGACATGTAAATTGGTTTACAACAGGATTTCCTAATTTGGACTCTCAAGTTAATGCATATTTAAGTTACAAATTTTACTTTTATCAGATTTTTATAACACCTGTATGGGAGggactgagacagaaggattgccatgagtttgaggccagcccagagtACAATAGTGAATTCTAGGTTAGCTTGGGTTACCTGTctcaaccacacagtggctcaggaGATTTTTCAGAGTCCTTAGCACTAGTGCGGAGAGCTTGCCACCTGCACACTGAATCCTAGGAGGATGTGTTTAGTAGACGAGTGAGAGTGTTGACGGGAAGCTAGCGCAGCTTTAAATGTCAGTCTGAGCATGCTGACTGGGAATGCTTTCTGGTTGGTGCCTAGCCTGTCATGCATGAAACTTAATTCTTGAATGTTCCAAATGGAATGCTGTTAATTACTTAAAgtttcttaaatttctttaattAGATTACATTagactttgtttttgagacagagctccTTGTAGTCCAGGTCTCTAGCTAATTGCTTTTCCAGGATGATCTTGCACTCCTATTCCTCACCTCCTCGGTACTGAGATAACAGGTGTGGCACACCGCAGCCAGCTCTCCTATGCTTCCATGTCCCACTTAAGTCAGTATTGTACACAGCATTCAGGACGGGTCCTGCCACCTCCTTGATTTCAAACTGTTAAAATATGTTTGTAGTCCTTAGCATCAATATTCAAGTAAGTTTTTCTCAGTCTGGCCCTTAGACTACCTTTCCATTCACTATCCACGACATACTTGACACCTTAGTTCCCTTGTGCTTTGAACTTTCCCATTTTTATCTGAAACACAGCTAGGTCTCAGGGCTGCCTCTGATGCTAAGTATTCCTCCAGTCTCATTCTGAAACTTACTAACCACTAGTGTAGTTCAGTATTCTTGTAGTACCTTATCTTTTATAATGGATTGTAAGTTTGTTGCTAGCAAGGACACTGTCTGACTTGTTTACCACTGTATGGACAGTCTTAGCAAGCTGCTCACCATACAATAGGCAGGCAGTATTTACTGAATTTCAGAATATTTCAGCCATCTACGCTGGAGACTTcattgcttctctttctctttggtttGCAGTGTTGGTAGCCTTATATGAAGAACCAGAGAAGCCCACCAGTGCTCTGGAGTATCCTTTTCATCTCTGAAGTAAAAAAGCcatatttttgacatttttatttattcacatatataataAGCTGGATAACTACTGGTGGTGTGTGGTGGGTGACTGTTCCCCTGGCCTTATTTTGTTCTGAGTACATTCTTAACactgatgttagttttttaaagCATCACTTAGGAGCTGCTACCCCGGAAAACCCAGAAATAGAGCTGCTTCGCCTAGAATTggcagaaatgaaagagaaatatgAAGCTActgtagaagaaaataaaaaactgaaagcaaaggtaaatttaaaaaagaaattgaaattaaaaaataatcttgtCTCTAATGATTATCTGACCAAATCCTTACTGCAGGCCAGGGATGTGtgtagctcagttgtagagcATCTGTCTggcatgtgcaaaggccctgggtcCCATCTGCAGCATGATAAAACCAGGGTAAACAATTAAACCCAGAACTTGACTAATGGGCAGCAAGGAGGGACAATATCGGTTTCAGTCAAGTCCACGGCAAGCTTAAGCCTCATTTAGAAAAGTCCCAAGACCAACAAAAAATAGGATAGGCAAAGTATAATCACGAAACGGGAGTTGAGTTGAGAACCTGCATCAATAAAAaggtggggtactggttaatatTGCTTAAAGTAAATGGATAATTTTAGAGTTCTTAAGCAGTTTCGGTCAGTGTAGGCCACTGCTTTGTTAAGACACAGTCTGCACTGCTAGTTCCAGGTCCTCAAAAGGACAGAAGTAAGCTGCACTCGATTTTATCTAGAGCTAAAATTTGCCTTTGTTCAAATTCCCATAAACTTGAGCATCAACTCAAAGTCTTTGAGGTTTATCACATTCTGAACTACACGACACATTTCCAAGTCTGAAactaaaaaaagaagtcaaatctTCTGAGGTCTAGTGTTCTTGTAAGGAACCACAAATTTCTATAAAAGAAAATCAATCTCTTAAATTACGAAAGATGCTGAGATACATACTTGGTagctgctatgtagaccaggatagcttcaaactcagagaccagccttgcctctgcctccctggtgctgatTTAAAGGCTTCTGGTACTTTTAAAGTCAGCCATTCTTTACTTTTCATTGGCTGACCATACTAATAGAATCATGTAGTAATAGAACAGTTCAGTCATGAATTGAGGCTAAATTTAGTTCCCCAGTATTTGCTAAAgatttatacaaaaaaaaaaaaaaaaaggtttttgttaGGCTTAATTGTACTCACTCAATCTTAAGTAAGTAAATGGTTTGAGAAGGATAAGTTCAGAAATTGATTACAGACTCAAGTTGAATATATTATCTAATTTCATTGTGTTACTAAGTTTTTTACCCAACTTAAATAAAATTCATCTAAATCCTCTGTCTTTGCCCCATAGCTTGTTCAGTATGAACCACCTCAGGAGGAGAAGCGTGCTGAATAGGATTCTTCTCAGTTGAAAAGACACTGAAAACTGGTTTTGTATCACTTGAATAGCTTGTATAGTATATGATCTTTCCTGAAAAGATGCTATAAACTTTTAATATGTTAAATCCACTCATCACACTTTAAtgttataaacacatatacatagaatCACCAATAAAAACTCAATATAACTTTCTTTGGGTCTTAAAGCAGGAGAATCCAAAGTAGATCTTGAAGAAAAGCTAAAGAGCCACATAACTTTTTAccttaaaagacattttatttattatccaGTTAGGAATGATGGTACTGGTTGTATTTTAGCTAGGAGATCTAGCATGGAGCTGTTCCTTGGTCCAGGGCTTGAGCATAGTAGGCACACTCATTCTTGACAGCATCTATGTCCTGTGGACAGCTGGACATATCTGTGATGTACAATGCCTTTGCATGGGTTCCCGTGCATcttctgctcttttatagaaaTCTAGTACA
It includes:
- the Mycbp gene encoding C-Myc-binding protein translates to MAHYKAADSKREQFRRYLEKSGVLDTLTKVLVALYEEPEKPTSALDFLKHHLGAATPENPEIELLRLELAEMKEKYEATVEENKKLKAKLVQYEPPQEEKRAE